One Aphelocoma coerulescens isolate FSJ_1873_10779 chromosome 5, UR_Acoe_1.0, whole genome shotgun sequence DNA segment encodes these proteins:
- the ZBTB1 gene encoding zinc finger and BTB domain-containing protein 1 isoform X1, protein MAKTSHSNYVLQQLNKQREWGFLCDCCIAIDDIYFQAHKAVLAACSAYFRMFFMNHQNTTAQLNLSNMKISAECFDLILQFMYLGKIMTAPANFEQFKVAMNYLQLYNVPECLEDIQDTDSSSLKCSSPASSTQTSKMIFGVRMYEDALARNGSEANRWGMEPPSSTVNTSHNKEPDEEALQLNSFPEQLFDVCKKSTTSKFSHTKERVSHSRRFGRSFTCDSCGFSFSCEKLLDEHVLTCTNRHSYQSARYYSAEKMDFSEKNSTSKMISTQTEKYKGDSSHAVDDSSSPVSNITSRKSSTVASETSGEEGSRASERKRIIIKVEPEDNPTDELKDFNIIKVADKDCNESSDNDDLDDEQEEPLYRYYVEEEMREKRNARKTLKPRLSMDEDERKCLKSPRHLNSKAPSVQEDVENAPCELCGLTITEEDLSSHYLSKHIENICACGKCGQILVKGKQLQDHAQTCGEPQDLTMNGIRNSEEKMDLEENPEEQSEIRDMMFAEMLEDFRDSHFQMNSLQKNQLYKHSACPFRCPNCGQRFDTENLVVEHMSNCLEQDLFKNSMLEENERDHRRKHFCNLCGKGFYQRCHLREHYTVHTKEKQFVCQTCGKQFLRERQLRLHNDMHKGMARYVCSICDQGNFRKHDHVRHMISHLSAGETICQVCFQIFPNNEQLEQHRDVHLYTCGVCGAKFNLRKDMRSHYNAKHLKRT, encoded by the coding sequence ATGGCAAAAACCAGCCATAGCAACTATGTCCTTCAGCAGCTAAACAAGCAAAGAGAGTGGGGCTTTCTGTGCGACTGCTGCATCGCTATCGATGATATTTATTTTCAAGCACATAAAGCAGTCCTTGCTGCCTGCAGCGCCTATTTTAGGATGTTTTTTATGAACCATCAAAACACTACAGCCCAGCTGAATCTAAGCAACATGAAGATTAGCGCTGAATGCTTTGATCTTATTTTACAGTTCATGTATTTAGGAAAAATTATGACAGCCCCTGCCAATTTTGAGCAATTTAAAGTGGCCATGAACTATTTACAGCTATATAATGTACCTGAGTGTCTAGAAGATATACAGGATACAGACTCATCTAGTTTAAAATGTTCATCTCCTGCTTCTAGCACCCAGACTAGTAAAATGATATTTGGTGTGAGAATGTATGAAGACGCACTTGCTAGAAATGGCAGTGAAGCAAACAGGTGGGGCATGGAGCCGCCAAGTTCAACGGTAAATACATCCCATAACAAAGAGCCTGACGAAGAAGCTTTGCAGCTCAACAGCTTCCCTGAGCAACTGTTTGATGTCTGCAAAAAAAGCACCACGTCCAAATTCTCTCACACGAAAGAGCGCGTGTCACACTCGCGCCGGTTTGGAAGGAGCTTCACCTGCGACAGCTGCGGGTTTAGTTTTAGCTGTGAAAAGCTACTGGATGAGCATGTGTTAACATGCACCAACAGGCATTCCTACCAAAGTGCCAGGTACTATAGTGCTGAGAAAATGGACTTTAGTGAAAAGAACTCGACTTCTAAAATGATCTccacacaaacagaaaaatacaagGGGGACTCGAGCCATGCTGTGGACGATTCTTCATCTCCCGTGTCAAACATCACGAgcagaaaaagcagcacagttGCTTCTGAGACATCAGGTGAAGAAGGAAGTAGAGCCTCTGAGAGGAAGAGGATTATCATCAAGGTGGAGCCAGAGGACAATCCTACAGATGAGCTGAAGGATTTTAACATTATTAAGGTAGCAGATAAAGACTGCAATGAGTCTTCTGACAATGATGACCTGGATGATGAACAGGAAGAGCCGCTTTACAGATACTACGTCGAGGAAGAgatgagagagaagagaaatgcTCGGAAGACTCTAAAACCTCGTTTATCCATGGATGAGGATGAAAGAAAGTGTTTGAAAAGTCCACGGCACCTTAACAGCAAGGCTCCTTCAGTGCAGGAAGATGTGGAGAATGCTCCCTGTGAACTTTGTGGGCTAACAATCACTGAGGAAGATTTGTCCTCTCATTATTTATCCAAACACATAGAAAATATATGTGCTTGTGGCAAGTGTGGTCAAATACTGGTCAAAGGCAAGCAGCTACAGGATCATGCACAGACCTGTGGAGAACCCCAGGATCTGACCATGAACGGGATCAGAAATTCTGAGGAGAAAATGGACTTGGAAGAGAACCCCGAGGAGCAGTCAGAAATAAGGGACATGATGTTTGCAGAGATGCTAGAGGACTTCAGGGACAGTCACTTCCAAATGAACAGCCTTCAGAAAAACCAGTTATACAAGCATTCTGCCTGTCCTTTCCGATGCCCTAATTGCGGCCAGCGTTTTGATACTGAAAACCTAGTGGTCGAACATATGTCAAACTGCCTGGAGCAAGATCTGTTCAAGAACTCCATGTTGGAAGAGAATGAGAGGGATCACAGACGTAAGCATTTCTGCAACCTTTGCGGGAAAGGATTTTATCAGCGTTGCCACTTGCGGGAACACTATACCGTTCATACCAAGGAAAAACAGTTTGTTTGTCAGACATGTGGGAAGCAGTTCTTAAGAGAGCGCCAGTTGCGGCTCCACAATGATATGCACAAAGGCATGGCCAGGTATGTCTGTTCCATTTGTGATCAAGGAAACTTCCGAAAACATGACCATGTACGGCATATGATATCTCACTTATCAGCTGGAGAGACTATATGCCAGGTCTGCTTTCAGATATTCCCAAATAATGAGCAactggagcagcacagggatgtTCATCTGTATACATGTGGAGTATGTGGAGCAAAATTTAATTTGAGGAAAGATATGAGATCTCACTATAATGCCAAGCATTTGAAAAGAACATAA
- the ZBTB1 gene encoding zinc finger and BTB domain-containing protein 1 isoform X2: MAKTSHSNYVLQQLNKQREWGFLCDCCIAIDDIYFQAHKAVLAACSAYFRMFFMNHQNTTAQLNLSNMKISAECFDLILQFMYLGKIMTAPANFEQFKVAMNYLQLYNVPECLEDIQDTDSSSLKCSSPASSTQTSKMIFGVRMYEDALARNGSEANRWGMEPPSSTVNTSHNKEPDEEALQLNSFPEQLFDVCKKSTTSKFSHTKERVSHSRRFGRSFTCDSCGFSFSCEKLLDEHVLTCTNRHSYQSARYYSAEKMDFSEKNSTSKMISTQTEKYKGDSSHAVDDSSSPVSNITSRKSSTVASETSGEEGSRASERKRIIIKVEPEDNPTDELKDFNIIKVADKDCNESSDNDDLDDEQEEPLYRYYVEEEMREKRNARKTLKPRLSMDEDERKCLKSPRHLNSKAPSVQEDVENAPCELCGLTITEEDLSSHYLSKHIENICACGKCGQILVKGKQLQDHAQTCGEPQDLTMNGIRNSEEKMDLEENPEEQSEIRDMMFAEMLEDFRDSHFQMNSLQKNQLYKHSACPFRCPNCGQRFDTENLVVEHMSNCLEQDLFKNSMLEENERDHRRKHFCNLCGKGFYQRCHLREHYTVHTKEKQFVCQTCGKQFLRERQLRLHNDMHKGMASSEIGTSKLLNN, encoded by the coding sequence ATGGCAAAAACCAGCCATAGCAACTATGTCCTTCAGCAGCTAAACAAGCAAAGAGAGTGGGGCTTTCTGTGCGACTGCTGCATCGCTATCGATGATATTTATTTTCAAGCACATAAAGCAGTCCTTGCTGCCTGCAGCGCCTATTTTAGGATGTTTTTTATGAACCATCAAAACACTACAGCCCAGCTGAATCTAAGCAACATGAAGATTAGCGCTGAATGCTTTGATCTTATTTTACAGTTCATGTATTTAGGAAAAATTATGACAGCCCCTGCCAATTTTGAGCAATTTAAAGTGGCCATGAACTATTTACAGCTATATAATGTACCTGAGTGTCTAGAAGATATACAGGATACAGACTCATCTAGTTTAAAATGTTCATCTCCTGCTTCTAGCACCCAGACTAGTAAAATGATATTTGGTGTGAGAATGTATGAAGACGCACTTGCTAGAAATGGCAGTGAAGCAAACAGGTGGGGCATGGAGCCGCCAAGTTCAACGGTAAATACATCCCATAACAAAGAGCCTGACGAAGAAGCTTTGCAGCTCAACAGCTTCCCTGAGCAACTGTTTGATGTCTGCAAAAAAAGCACCACGTCCAAATTCTCTCACACGAAAGAGCGCGTGTCACACTCGCGCCGGTTTGGAAGGAGCTTCACCTGCGACAGCTGCGGGTTTAGTTTTAGCTGTGAAAAGCTACTGGATGAGCATGTGTTAACATGCACCAACAGGCATTCCTACCAAAGTGCCAGGTACTATAGTGCTGAGAAAATGGACTTTAGTGAAAAGAACTCGACTTCTAAAATGATCTccacacaaacagaaaaatacaagGGGGACTCGAGCCATGCTGTGGACGATTCTTCATCTCCCGTGTCAAACATCACGAgcagaaaaagcagcacagttGCTTCTGAGACATCAGGTGAAGAAGGAAGTAGAGCCTCTGAGAGGAAGAGGATTATCATCAAGGTGGAGCCAGAGGACAATCCTACAGATGAGCTGAAGGATTTTAACATTATTAAGGTAGCAGATAAAGACTGCAATGAGTCTTCTGACAATGATGACCTGGATGATGAACAGGAAGAGCCGCTTTACAGATACTACGTCGAGGAAGAgatgagagagaagagaaatgcTCGGAAGACTCTAAAACCTCGTTTATCCATGGATGAGGATGAAAGAAAGTGTTTGAAAAGTCCACGGCACCTTAACAGCAAGGCTCCTTCAGTGCAGGAAGATGTGGAGAATGCTCCCTGTGAACTTTGTGGGCTAACAATCACTGAGGAAGATTTGTCCTCTCATTATTTATCCAAACACATAGAAAATATATGTGCTTGTGGCAAGTGTGGTCAAATACTGGTCAAAGGCAAGCAGCTACAGGATCATGCACAGACCTGTGGAGAACCCCAGGATCTGACCATGAACGGGATCAGAAATTCTGAGGAGAAAATGGACTTGGAAGAGAACCCCGAGGAGCAGTCAGAAATAAGGGACATGATGTTTGCAGAGATGCTAGAGGACTTCAGGGACAGTCACTTCCAAATGAACAGCCTTCAGAAAAACCAGTTATACAAGCATTCTGCCTGTCCTTTCCGATGCCCTAATTGCGGCCAGCGTTTTGATACTGAAAACCTAGTGGTCGAACATATGTCAAACTGCCTGGAGCAAGATCTGTTCAAGAACTCCATGTTGGAAGAGAATGAGAGGGATCACAGACGTAAGCATTTCTGCAACCTTTGCGGGAAAGGATTTTATCAGCGTTGCCACTTGCGGGAACACTATACCGTTCATACCAAGGAAAAACAGTTTGTTTGTCAGACATGTGGGAAGCAGTTCTTAAGAGAGCGCCAGTTGCGGCTCCACAATGATATGCACAAAGGCATGGCCAG